From Anopheles darlingi chromosome 2, idAnoDarlMG_H_01, whole genome shotgun sequence, the proteins below share one genomic window:
- the LOC125959400 gene encoding LOW QUALITY PROTEIN: uncharacterized protein LOC125959400 (The sequence of the model RefSeq protein was modified relative to this genomic sequence to represent the inferred CDS: substituted 1 base at 1 genomic stop codon), translating to MPNERESLDDCHFRYYNLGGGGAVAPAFGSPAYLREFAHMAAIGWSQKDGRIRWSCGGSLIWENFVLTAAHCAADQDNIAPDVVRLGDIDLYNDTDDAFAQQYKIVEIIRHPDHRFIAKYHDVALLKLDQHVTXVVCDILGFAQLNETVVPACLWNEEEIRFPVLQAAGWGATGFGQAQTPSLLKVSLRPVEKELCNRHYQVGDRGLKEGLKAEQMCAGDIKMDTCPGDSGGPLEVKLLHNTKVTPFIVAITSFGSACGQSLPGVYTKIASYIPWIRSVLEAHGEEAPEWKFRPYSCALRYVTLREYEPDVVASKTELTESVDLQDVHLQLGEPTSTVVLGWDEGTEGADNCHGVLIDDETVVTLAQCTSFKGKPPTHVTVTDSGYDRYEISNIYNHPEYRKGSLYNNIAIVKLNGSLNFHKYLLPACLWPHSALPDDRFEVLGRGRRDLNELYLYQTPTTDGVSKSLLSRADLHQGINCSLPSMYLARLAMGLSEEHLCFGNAPFLVPETCELMYGGAVQRNVFRLQKYFKHLFGLNLLGRDCGYGQSAIAVRIASHMEWLSKMLLTNRPHEAASAVRFYNSDLTPGDHCQLPYGAGSGQCTEVNHCPKIRYDIEIERQVSFCGNASIVCCPLHHIRNVTHKLSPSAAQNELDDCESRYKSVHRKTYLFYEERDDRDKDETERDQYPHVVIVMWQGDDDFFYECVGTLITQSAVLSTAECLSLIRTKQAIVVLGFNSTSATLPVQEVVIHPQYDASMMRNDIGLVKIRGKVEPTTGKVPACVWQNQTHTPFRLKQFMHTETQYLNSYPMYNKDCESYKHYGNRSVEPTQLCLSLESAHNPIRPGEPAFWQKELDDAAGYVVQYLVGFVSYVFPMMTVHTRIESYVDWIKSVL from the exons ATGCCAAATGAACGCGAATCGCTGGACG ATTGTCACTTTCGCTACTATAACTTGGGTGGAGGAGGTGCAGTGGCTCCCGCTTTCGGTAGCCCCGCGTATCTCCGGGAATTTGCGCATATGGCAGCCATTGGATGGTCGCAAAAGGATGGACGTATTCGGTGGAGTTGTGGTGGTTCATTGATTTGGGAAAATTTTGTGCTAACGGCTGCTCACTGTGCCGCAGATCAAGA CAATATAGCACCCGATGTAGTGCGTCTCGGAGACATCGATCTGTACAACGATACGGATGATGCATTTGCCCAGCAGTACAAAATAGTAGAGATCATTCGCCATCCTGATCATCGGTTTATAGCCAAGTATCATGATGTGGCGTTGCTGAAGCTTGACCAACATGTGACGTAAGTTGTTTGTGATATTTTAGGTTTCGCTCA ATTGAACGAGACCGTTGTGCCGGCATGCTTGTGGAACGAGGAGGAAATCAGGTTCCCGGTGCTACAGGCTGCAGGCTGGGGAGCTACTGGTTTCG GACAAGCTCAAACGCCGAGCTTATTGAAGGTGTCACTACGGCCAGTTGAGAAGGAGCTATGCAATCGGCACTATCAAGTAGGTGATCGTGGCTTGAAGGAGGGTCTCAAAGCGGAACAAATGTGCGCTGGCGATATTAAGATGGATACCTGTCCC GGTGACTCGGGAGGTCCGCTTGAGGTGAAGCTACTTCACAACACCAAAGTGACCCCGTTCATTGTGGCCATAACCTCGTTTGGTAGCGCTTGTGGTCAATCATTGCCCGGAGTCTACACAAAGATAGCGAGTTACATACCGTGGATACGATCCGTATTGGAGGCGCACGGCGAGGAAGCCCCCG AGTGGAAGTTCAGACCGTATTCCTGTGCCCTTCGATATGTGACGTTACGCGAGTACGAACCAGATGTAGTAGCAAGCAAGACCGAGTTGACGGAATCTGTAGATCTACAGGACGTGCATCTACAACTGGGCGAACCTACGTCAACCGTAGTCCTTGGTTGGGACGAAGGGACGGAAGGTGCCGACAATTGTCACGGCGtgctgattgatgatgaaaCCGTTGTCACATTGGCACAATGCACTTCGTTCAAAGG GAAACCTCCGACGCACGTGACAGTGACGGATAGCGGATATGATCGATACGAAATATCGAACATTTATAACCATCCGGAGTATCGGAAGGGATCATTATACAATAACATCGCCATCGTTAAGCTGAACGGATCATTGAATTTCCATAAGTACCTATTACCGGCATGTTTGTGGCCTCATTCTGCGCTTCCGGACGATCGATTCGAGGTTCTAGGTCGCGGTCGCCGGGATCTCAATGAGCTTTACTTGTATCAAACACCAACTACAG ACGGCGTGTCAAAGAGTTTACTTTCGCGAGCGGATCTACATCAAGGGATCAATTGTTCACTACCGTCTATGTATTTGGCTCGTTTAGCGATGGGTCTGAGCGAGGAACATCTGTGCTTTGGAAACGCACCCTTTCTGGTGCCTGAAACCTGTGAGCTGATgtatggtggtgcggtgcagcGGAATGTGTTCCGTTTGCAGAAGTACTTCAAGCATCTGTTTGGTCTTAACCTGCTGGGGCGTGACTGTGGGTACGGACAGTCGGCCATTGCCGTACGGATAGCCAGCCACATGGAGTGGTTGAGCAAGATGTTGCTTACCAATCGGCCTCACGAAGCGGCAAGCGCAGTTAGGTTCTATAACAGCGACTTGACACCGGGAGATCATTGTCAACTGCCGTATGGTGCCGGTTCTGGACAGTGTACTGAGGTGAACCATTGTCCAAAGATCCGCTATGATATAGAAATAGAGCGACAAGTCTCGTTCTGTGGTAATGCGTCGATCGTTTGCTGTCCATTGCATCATATAAGGAATGTTACCCACAAGCTGTCACCTAGTGCCGCCCAGAACGAACTCGACGACTGTGAATCGCGATATAAGTCAGTTCATCGTAAGACTTATCTTTTCTATGAAGAACGCGATGACAGGGACAAGGACGAGACAGAACGGGATCAGTACCCTCACGTG GTGATCGTCATGTGGCAGGGCGATGATGATTTTTTCTACGAGTGTGTCGGTACACTGATCACGCAAAGCGCTGTCCTGTCGACGGCCGAATGTCTCTCACTGATTCGCACCAAGCAGGCCATTGTGGTGCTGGGCTTCAACAGCACATCAGCGACGCTTCCGGTGCAAGAGGTCGTCATACACCCTCAGTACGATGCCTCTATGATGCGCAACGATATCGGGTTGGTGAAGATTCGCGGTAAGGTTGAGCCAACTACGGGTAAAGTACCGGCATGTGTATGGCAGAATCAAACACATACACCGTTCCGGTTGAAACAGTTCATGCATACGG AGACGCAGTATCTGAACAGCTATCCAATGTACAACAAGGATTGCGAGAGCTACAAACACTACGGTAATCGAAGTGTTGAACCGACGCAGCTCTGCCTGAGTCTCGAAAGCGCGCACAATCCCATTAGACCTGGCGAACCCGCGTTTTGGCAGAAAGAGCTGGACGATGCGGCCGGTTATGTGGTGCAGTACTTGGTGGGATTTGTTAGCTACGTGTTtccgatgatgacggtgcACACACGGATTGAGTCGTACGTCGACTGGATCAAGAGTGTGCTCTAA
- the LOC125959670 gene encoding uncharacterized protein LOC125959670: MHFSESVLVIAALLFNTPSHGDRSLTAALERLQSIDNAMMPNIRESLDDCEMRYYKYDQYEPVRTPLVRPRQTAREVPHLAAIGWNGVGNTSTKWRCAGTLVWESFILTSARCTVDESNAAPDVVRMGDVDLGSEEDNQFVQELKIVEVIRHPEFREGERDHDIALLRLESNVTLDSTVVPACLWNQDAVHYRAMHVTGWQTTDRSVGLSKLLKAEVRPATGGCIGANSSLQYVCVEGSESQTCSSIDGKLLQVDLHHNAKMTPFIVGISSSPNGSCVRDEPSSYTKISAYVDWIQRTIESRGESAWSWKFKPAECALRYVHLRQYEPNVIIARTGTQETVDPSLARMQILYSASVVEIRFYSFISVCFGVIIDEQTVLTLAQCTTQHGRRAQNVRHDRLGYAGMPVVDHYNHPGYREGEHRNNIGLLKLRDRFDFRDTLVPFCIGHEAELPLDEVKVAGQGRWDLNFFSEHDKSVDVFQSMMAPLLPRAEILSQANCSYRADVKVGLPGGLSDEHLCYGNEQYLVPETCSQDFGRPIGGFVDRLDKTFRYTYALTLFGRDCGFGSPAVGVRLAHHAHWIKSIMLPEYRKDTGSVYFINSELLEGDTCRHVDGAGGTCVDASRCPAIRYGFSVNRQVVFCSGPSIVCCPYENIVNETSAAGRELDDCAGMYREERERTATMMYSNGPVQDDNPHMVQLGTETSDGQMRWNCRGTIISRTTVVTGCQCLLNQGNKPTVVRLGMSEMASIVEVNEVIYHPDYSNSTKQYDVALVRLKSPIDTAASGKFPACLWTNQTHTPFKMIQTVINETADDYTYVTGKYNSDCAWSVGNAISQSQLCVAIEPQNTIVSSGDPLFWSSDRRDSDRERVEYLVGLMSYSASKDKSIHVHSRMSWFASWIKTIL, encoded by the exons ATGCATTTCAGCGAGTCTGTTCTAGTGATAGCAGCCCTGCTATTTAATACTCCTA GTCATGGCGATCGAAGTCTTACGGCGGCCTTGGAACGCTTGCAAAGCATTGACAACGCTATGATGCCAAACATTCGTGAATCACTTGATG ACTGTGAGATGCGGTACTACAAGTACGATCAGTATGAACCAGTAAGAACGCCTTTGGTACGACCCAGACAAACAGCCCGTGAGGTTCCTCATCTGGCTGCCATCGGATGGAACGGCGTGGGTAACACATCAACGAAGTGGCGCTGTGCAGGAACTCTCGTGTGGGAAAGCTTCATATTGACTTCAGCGCGTTGTACGGTTGATGAGAG TAACGCGGCACCCGATGTGGTACGAATGGGAGATGTCGATCTCGGTAGCGAGGAAGACAATCAGTTCGTCCAGGAGTTGAAGATCGTAGAGGTTATTCGGCATCCAGAGTTTCGGGAAGGAGAACGCGATCACGATATTGCGCTGCTACGCCTAGAGTCGAATGTGAC ATTGGACTCGACTGTTGTACCTGCTTGCCTGTGGAATCAAGATGCTGTGCACTACCGAGCGATGCATGTTACGGGCTggcaaaccaccgaccgatcaG TGGGATTGTCCAAGTTGTTGAAGGCAGAAGTTCGACCGGCTACTGGGGGCTGCATTGGAGCTAACAGCTCCCTCCAGTACGTGTGTGTTGAAGGCAGTGAGTCACAAACTTGCTCG AGCATCGATGGAAAACTGCTGCAGGTTGATCTGCATCACAACGCAAAGATGACTCCATTCATAGTAGGCATTAGTTCCTCACCAAATGGTTCCTGCGTTCGGGACGAACCATCATCTTACACGAAGATTTCTGCGTACGTGGACTGGATTCAGAGGACCATTGAGTCTCGTGGAGAATCGGCATGGA GTTGGAAGTTTAAGCCAGCCGAATGTGCTCTTCGCTACGTCCACCTTCGTCAGTACGAACCCAACGTCATCATTGCTCGGACAGGAACCCAAGAAACGGTAGATCCTTCTCTCGCGAGGATGCAGATATTATACTCAGCGTCGGTCGTCGAGATTCGTTTCTATAGCTTCATTAGTGTCTGCTTTGGTGTTATCATCGATGAGCAGACCGTACTGACGTTAGCTCAGTGTACCACCCAACATGG GAGACGCGCTCAAAATGTGCGACATGATCGACTTGGGTATGCCGGTATGCCCGTTGTAGATCATTACAACCATCCTGGCTATAGAGAGGGCGAGCATCGTAATAACATAGGCCTTTTGAAGCTGCGTGATCGGTTTGATTTTCGTGACACACTCGTCCCATTCTGCATTGGCCATGAGGCGGAACTGCCGCTGGATGAAGTGAAGGTTGCTGGACAGGGTCGCTGGGATTTGAATTTCTTTAGCGAGCATGATAAGTCGGTAGATGTGTTCC AATCCATGATGGCTCCTCTGTTGCCTCGTGCTGAGATACTATCGCAAGCCAACTGTTCCTACCGGGCCGACGTTAAGGTTGGACTTCCGGGAGGGCTTTCCGACGAACATCTGTGCTATGGTAACGAACAGTACCTAGTGCCGGAAACATGCAGTCAAGACTTTGGACGTCCAATCGGTGGgttcgtcgatcgattggatAAAACCTTTCGCTACACATACGCGTTAACATTGTTCGGAAGGGACTGTGGTTTCGGTTCACCGGCTGTTGGCGTACGGTTGGCACATCATGCTCATTGGATCAAATCGATCATGCTGCCAGAATATCGGAAGGATACTGGATCGGTTTATTTTATCAATTCTGAGTTGCTGGAAGGAGATACGTGTCGGCAtgtcgatggtgctggtggcaccTGCGTAGACGCTAGCCGGTGTCCAGCCATTCGTTACGGTTTCTCTGTTAACCGCCAGGTAGTGTTTTGTAGTGGACCATCGATCGTATGCTGTCCGTATGAGAACATCGTGAATGAAACATCTGCAGCTGGGAGAGAGCTGGACGACTGCGCTGGAATGTATCGCGAGGAACGCGAGCGTACAGCGACAATGATGTACAGTAACGGCCCTGTCCAGGATGATAATCCACACATG GTACAACTAGGTACAGAAACTTCGGACGGTCAGATGCGTTGGAACTGTCGCGGTACAATTATCAGCCGCACGACTGTCGTAACCGGGTGCCAGTGTTTGCTGAACCAGGGCAATAAGCCAACGGTCGTCCGGTTAGGAATGTCGGAGATGGCATCAATTGTGGAGGTGAACGAAGTTATCTATCATCCCGATTACTCAAATTCCACCAAGCAGTATGATGTGGCGTTGGTTCGGTTGAAGAGCCCAATTGATACTGCAGCATCGGGCAAGTTTCCGGCCTGTCTCTGGACTaatcaaacgcacacaccgtTCAAGATGATTCAAACTGTGATCA ACGAAACGGCCGATGACTACACCTATGTGACGGGAAAGTACAATTCGGATTGTGCTTGGTCGGTTGGAAACGCTATCAGCCAGAGTCAGCTGTGCGTAGCGATCGAGCCGCAAAACACAATCGTTTCCAGTGGTGATCCACTGTTTTGGTCGAGTGACCGGCGTGATAGTGACAGGGAGCGGGTAGAGTATCTGGTGGGTTTGATGAGCTATTCAGCGTCGAAAGATAAATCAATCCATGTGCATAGTCGCATGTCGTGGTTTGCCAGCTGGATCAAGACTATTCTCTAG